In Kineococcus sp. NBC_00420, a single genomic region encodes these proteins:
- a CDS encoding HNH endonuclease signature motif containing protein: protein MDFDRARATIHNAWRKGHDHRALWQAVADATVTRYQARTIEDHAERLSARTATLTEEIDLDGRVTSVHAEEDEKLLQGEDYTAALQDYLTDAVHHAQAGLTGRKLGIKCSQKVRALTPGYESVILEKNDDPRGLGHTPCEDGLHSHLGFITPTAFALRLVAHTNAAADQAADAAKKAGLLDTRSHGQRVRDVIVDMLTDAMNRAVPAASDVTEFATEDSPAVTGRTHRPATSVQVHVRVDATTLLGLDDDEATVDGLGSVPAHVARELATTTGAMWRKVICSPGTRDVIDIGAKAYAITDTMRRFITARDEYCQAPGCHVPAVNCDLDHTIPWPEGHTTANNLRAYCRGHHRFKTQYVFEATKAHHARIAQRLGTPKELWPGLPDEPPF, encoded by the coding sequence ATGGACTTCGACCGCGCCCGCGCCACCATCCACAACGCCTGGCGCAAAGGCCACGACCACCGCGCCCTCTGGCAAGCCGTCGCCGACGCCACCGTCACCCGCTACCAGGCGCGCACCATCGAAGACCACGCCGAACGCCTCAGCGCGCGCACCGCCACCCTCACCGAAGAGATCGACCTCGACGGACGCGTCACCTCCGTCCACGCCGAGGAGGACGAGAAGCTCCTCCAAGGAGAGGACTACACCGCGGCCCTGCAGGACTACCTCACCGACGCCGTCCACCACGCACAGGCAGGATTGACCGGGCGGAAACTGGGCATCAAGTGCTCCCAGAAAGTCCGAGCTCTCACCCCTGGCTACGAATCCGTCATCCTGGAGAAGAACGACGACCCCCGCGGACTGGGACACACCCCCTGCGAAGACGGCCTCCACAGCCACCTCGGGTTCATCACCCCCACCGCCTTCGCCCTGCGACTGGTCGCCCACACCAACGCCGCCGCCGACCAGGCCGCCGACGCCGCCAAGAAGGCCGGCCTCCTCGACACCCGCTCCCACGGGCAGCGAGTTCGCGACGTCATCGTCGACATGCTGACCGACGCCATGAACCGCGCCGTGCCCGCCGCCAGTGACGTGACTGAATTCGCCACGGAGGACTCCCCCGCCGTGACGGGGCGGACGCACCGCCCCGCGACGTCGGTCCAGGTCCACGTCCGCGTCGACGCCACCACCCTCCTCGGCCTCGACGACGACGAAGCCACCGTCGACGGCCTCGGATCGGTCCCCGCCCACGTCGCCCGCGAACTCGCCACCACCACCGGTGCGATGTGGCGCAAGGTCATCTGCTCACCCGGAACCCGAGACGTCATCGACATCGGCGCCAAGGCCTACGCCATCACCGACACCATGCGCCGCTTCATCACCGCCCGCGATGAGTACTGCCAGGCACCCGGCTGCCACGTCCCCGCCGTCAACTGCGACCTCGACCACACGATCCCCTGGCCGGAAGGTCACACCACCGCGAACAACCTCCGCGCCTACTGCCGGGGCCACCACCGCTTCAAGACCCAGTACGTCTTCGAAGCCACCAAGGCCCACCACGCCAGAATCGCCCAGCGGCTCGGGACACCGAAGGAACTCTGGCCCGGACTCCCCGACGAACCACCCTTCTGA
- a CDS encoding ATP-binding protein produces MLPDDDDLGLALARRLSAEPADVRRAVALVGEVLSGGSRSTVTANGFVEAHLELPHTSLVSELVELTNTRAISVGAALADLVEVHGAALGPVEDDEPPTWQRIDLLDEHVSVPTSTAAFFPAGTAAAADVVVQLAQHEYAPQPASLRVLSRPGDHAAARGLVDSLLATARRDKGFYRGRILHADAHLPLKLKPTALGPGGRADLVLPAAVWAEIDANVAALTTRAELLRDLGLGTNRGVLLAGPPGVGKSALSRVVARELAGDFTVIIVDASAASSVLRQVYRETADLGPSVVVLEDVDLYLGDRKAGARGTALADFLAVLDGTEEYRDVLTIASTNDPAALDAAATRSARFDAVIHLAPPDQEACEAILRRLLGRFGETAVDCTALARQLPPGVTGADLREVVRRSVLGHGANLTTEVLQQVVREGRWQPAALTGNYL; encoded by the coding sequence GTGCTCCCTGACGACGACGACCTCGGTCTCGCCCTCGCTCGCAGGCTGTCGGCGGAACCCGCCGACGTCCGTCGGGCGGTCGCCCTCGTGGGCGAGGTCCTCTCCGGCGGCAGTCGCTCGACGGTCACCGCGAACGGTTTCGTGGAGGCCCACCTCGAACTGCCGCACACGTCGCTGGTGTCGGAGCTCGTGGAGCTGACCAACACCCGCGCGATCTCGGTGGGCGCGGCGCTGGCCGATCTGGTCGAGGTGCACGGTGCGGCGCTGGGTCCGGTCGAGGACGACGAACCGCCCACCTGGCAGCGCATCGACCTCCTGGACGAGCACGTCTCCGTCCCCACCTCGACGGCGGCGTTCTTCCCGGCCGGGACCGCCGCCGCGGCCGACGTCGTCGTGCAGCTCGCCCAGCACGAGTACGCGCCGCAGCCGGCGTCGCTGCGGGTGCTGTCGCGCCCGGGCGACCACGCCGCCGCGCGGGGTCTGGTGGACTCCCTGCTCGCGACGGCCCGTCGGGACAAGGGCTTCTACCGGGGCCGGATCCTGCACGCCGACGCGCACCTCCCGCTGAAGCTCAAACCCACCGCGCTGGGTCCGGGAGGCCGGGCCGACCTCGTGCTCCCCGCGGCGGTGTGGGCCGAGATCGACGCGAACGTCGCGGCGCTCACCACCCGTGCGGAGCTGTTGCGCGACCTCGGCCTGGGGACGAACCGCGGGGTGCTGCTGGCCGGTCCGCCCGGGGTCGGCAAGAGCGCCCTCAGCCGGGTCGTCGCCCGTGAACTCGCGGGTGACTTCACGGTGATCATCGTCGACGCCTCCGCGGCCTCGTCGGTGCTGCGTCAGGTGTACCGCGAGACGGCGGACCTCGGTCCGAGCGTGGTGGTCCTCGAGGACGTCGACCTCTACCTGGGGGACCGCAAGGCCGGGGCGCGCGGCACCGCGCTGGCCGACTTCCTCGCCGTGCTCGACGGCACCGAGGAGTACCGCGACGTGCTCACCATCGCCAGCACCAACGACCCCGCCGCCCTCGACGCCGCCGCGACCCGTTCCGCCCGCTTCGACGCCGTGATCCACCTCGCCCCGCCGGACCAGGAGGCCTGCGAGGCGATCCTGCGCCGTCTCCTCGGTCGCTTCGGTGAGACGGCCGTGGACTGCACCGCCCTCGCCCGTCAGCTGCCGCCCGGGGTCACCGGGGCCGACCTGCGGGAGGTGGTGCGCCGCAGCGTGCTCGGCCACGGCGCGAACCTCACCACCGAGGTCCTCCAGCAGGTCGTGCGGGAAGGGCGCTGGCAGCCCGCGGCCCTGACCGGCAACTACCTCTGA
- a CDS encoding carboxylesterase/lipase family protein produces MPRVVVTTAGGVRGRAARRGVVSFLGIPYAAPPVGVRRFAAPTPVEPWSGVRPADEKAPVAPQDPRSGYGWTPRSGEDHLTLDVHVPEAFTRGLPVLVWIHGGGWVSGSGSAPGYHPAAWVARGFVVVSMNYRLGFEGFGAVPGAPHNRGLLDQIAALRWIQDNITPFGGDPSRVTIAGQSAGASSVAALTCAPVARGLFTRAIAASITGETYTVAQAERVARHVARAARVPADREGFAGLPPIRLLAASDAVAQDLAADPDAGPRGSVPLLYHPVVDGEVVTAPFMEGPGAGGDPAVDLMVSSVADEWKLFSRSGFAPVAKTWDEVVEFALAVGLPAAAVEEYRGFLPGADPGTVGDALLSDGLFAEPSRRFARAHTARGGRTFLSRFTWRSPALGGRFGATHGLDVPFAFGNPQAMEPFLHAVPVLPLARRVPRLGPRLRGVFPTPASSALSRRMVAAWTSFAADGDPGWPAIGAEGTPVRVWGSQDSLDHAPDPRERTWADVEFQPYDEVALRTART; encoded by the coding sequence ATGCCCAGGGTCGTCGTCACGACGGCGGGTGGCGTCCGAGGTCGGGCGGCCCGGCGCGGAGTGGTCTCCTTCCTGGGCATCCCCTACGCAGCCCCACCCGTGGGCGTCCGCCGCTTCGCCGCCCCCACGCCGGTGGAGCCGTGGTCCGGGGTCCGACCCGCCGACGAGAAGGCCCCGGTCGCCCCGCAGGACCCCCGCTCCGGCTACGGGTGGACGCCGCGGTCCGGGGAGGACCACCTCACCCTCGACGTGCACGTCCCCGAGGCGTTCACGCGCGGTCTGCCGGTCCTCGTCTGGATCCACGGCGGCGGCTGGGTCTCGGGTTCCGGCTCGGCCCCGGGCTACCACCCGGCCGCGTGGGTCGCGCGGGGTTTCGTCGTCGTCTCCATGAACTACCGCCTCGGCTTCGAGGGGTTCGGGGCCGTTCCCGGAGCCCCGCACAACCGCGGCCTCCTCGACCAGATCGCCGCCCTGCGGTGGATCCAGGACAACATCACCCCGTTCGGTGGTGATCCCTCACGGGTCACGATCGCCGGTCAGTCCGCCGGTGCGTCCTCGGTCGCGGCGTTGACCTGCGCCCCCGTCGCCCGGGGGCTGTTCACGCGCGCCATCGCGGCGAGCATCACGGGGGAGACCTACACCGTCGCGCAGGCCGAACGGGTCGCCCGCCACGTCGCCCGCGCCGCGCGCGTCCCGGCCGACCGCGAGGGGTTCGCCGGTCTGCCGCCGATCCGGCTGCTGGCCGCCTCCGACGCGGTCGCCCAGGACCTCGCGGCCGACCCGGACGCCGGGCCGCGGGGTTCCGTCCCGTTGCTGTACCACCCGGTCGTCGACGGTGAGGTGGTCACCGCGCCGTTCATGGAGGGCCCCGGCGCCGGCGGCGACCCGGCGGTCGACCTCATGGTCTCGAGCGTCGCCGACGAGTGGAAGCTGTTCTCCCGCAGTGGTTTCGCGCCTGTCGCGAAGACCTGGGACGAGGTCGTCGAGTTCGCCCTGGCCGTGGGCCTGCCCGCGGCGGCCGTCGAGGAGTACCGGGGGTTCCTGCCCGGGGCGGACCCGGGCACGGTCGGGGACGCGCTCCTGAGCGACGGCCTGTTCGCAGAACCCTCGCGGCGCTTCGCCCGCGCGCACACCGCCCGCGGGGGCCGGACGTTCCTGTCCCGGTTCACCTGGCGTTCCCCGGCCCTCGGTGGCCGGTTCGGCGCGACCCACGGTCTCGACGTGCCGTTCGCGTTCGGCAACCCGCAGGCGATGGAACCCTTCCTGCACGCCGTCCCGGTGCTGCCGCTGGCCCGACGGGTCCCCCGGCTGGGTCCCCGGCTGCGCGGGGTGTTCCCCACCCCGGCGAGTTCCGCGCTGTCCCGGCGGATGGTCGCGGCGTGGACGTCGTTCGCCGCCGACGGTGACCCGGGCTGGCCGGCCATCGGCGCCGAGGGGACCCCCGTGCGGGTCTGGGGTTCCCAGGACTCCCTCGACCACGCGCCGGACCCGCGGGAGCGCACCTGGGCCGACGTCGAGTTCCAGCCCTACGACGAGGTCGCGCTCCGGACCGCCAGGACGTAG
- a CDS encoding phosphoenolpyruvate--protein phosphotransferase — translation MRESSGVGVGSSAAVGTAVVLALPARPPADEPAAADPVTAGADVRAAFDAVANSLRARAERAGGTVADVLQATALMAADPGLPAEVERRLALGTGPATAVDEAVETFCEILAAGGPHLAERVTDLRDVRDRVVARVLGLPEPGVPELSGPSVVIARDLAPADTAALDLSQVVGIVTELGGPTSHTAIVAAQFDIPCVVRVEGALRIADGCAVAVDARSGSVTLDPGTGLRSAIETRRAVRAELAASAGGPGRTADGVGVQLLANVGTLADAERAAALDVEGVGLFRTEVLFLDRNSAPTLEEQTEVYVRVLKAFGDRKVVVRTLDAGADTPLAFVAVAAEENPALGVRGLRTARRHPDLLDTQLRALAAAAEISGTQPWVMAPVVATPEEARGFADRARAAGLREVGAMVEVPAAALRAPHLLAAGLDFVSIGTNDLTQYTMAADRLEGDLADLLDPWQPAVLQLVGLTGAAGAAAQAPVGVCGEAARDPLLALVLVGLGVTSLSMAPAAVPAVRFALSRTTSATCRAMAAAALAAVTPADARAAAARLADPEVVAR, via the coding sequence ATGCGTGAGTCGTCCGGGGTCGGCGTCGGCTCGTCGGCCGCGGTGGGGACGGCCGTCGTGCTCGCCCTCCCCGCCCGCCCGCCCGCCGACGAACCGGCGGCCGCGGACCCGGTGACGGCCGGGGCGGACGTCCGCGCCGCGTTCGACGCCGTCGCGAACTCCCTGCGCGCCCGCGCGGAGCGGGCCGGCGGGACCGTCGCCGACGTCCTGCAGGCGACCGCGCTGATGGCGGCGGACCCCGGTCTGCCGGCCGAGGTCGAGCGCCGACTGGCTCTCGGCACCGGTCCGGCGACGGCCGTCGACGAGGCCGTGGAGACGTTCTGCGAGATCCTCGCGGCCGGCGGCCCCCACCTCGCCGAGCGGGTCACCGACCTGCGCGACGTCCGCGATCGGGTCGTCGCCCGGGTCCTGGGCCTGCCCGAGCCGGGTGTGCCGGAACTCTCCGGTCCCTCGGTGGTGATCGCCCGCGACCTCGCCCCGGCCGACACCGCGGCGCTGGACCTGTCCCAGGTCGTCGGGATCGTCACCGAGCTCGGCGGCCCCACCAGCCACACCGCGATCGTCGCGGCCCAGTTCGACATCCCCTGCGTCGTCCGGGTCGAGGGGGCGCTGCGGATCGCCGACGGGTGCGCCGTGGCGGTCGACGCCCGCTCCGGTTCCGTCACCCTCGATCCCGGCACCGGACTCCGGTCCGCGATCGAGACCCGTCGTGCGGTGCGTGCCGAACTCGCCGCGTCCGCCGGGGGGCCCGGCCGGACGGCCGACGGGGTCGGCGTGCAGTTGCTGGCCAACGTCGGGACCCTCGCCGACGCCGAACGCGCTGCCGCGCTGGACGTCGAAGGGGTCGGGTTGTTCCGCACCGAGGTGCTCTTCCTGGACCGGAACTCCGCGCCGACGCTGGAGGAGCAGACCGAGGTCTACGTCCGCGTGCTTAAGGCGTTCGGCGACCGCAAGGTCGTCGTGCGCACCCTCGACGCGGGGGCGGACACACCGCTGGCCTTCGTCGCGGTCGCGGCCGAGGAGAACCCGGCCCTCGGCGTCCGGGGGCTGCGCACCGCCCGCCGGCACCCGGATCTGCTCGACACCCAGCTGCGGGCCCTGGCCGCAGCCGCCGAGATCAGCGGCACCCAGCCCTGGGTCATGGCGCCCGTGGTCGCCACGCCCGAGGAGGCCCGCGGTTTCGCCGACCGGGCCCGCGCGGCGGGTCTGCGTGAGGTCGGCGCGATGGTCGAGGTCCCGGCCGCTGCGCTGCGGGCCCCGCACCTGCTCGCCGCGGGGCTGGACTTCGTGAGCATCGGGACCAACGACCTCACCCAGTACACGATGGCCGCCGACCGCCTCGAGGGCGATCTCGCCGACCTGCTCGACCCGTGGCAGCCGGCAGTGCTGCAGCTGGTGGGTCTCACCGGTGCGGCCGGGGCCGCGGCGCAGGCGCCCGTTGGTGTCTGCGGCGAAGCGGCCCGCGATCCGCTGCTCGCGCTGGTCCTCGTCGGTCTGGGCGTCACCAGTCTCTCGATGGCTCCCGCGGCCGTGCCCGCCGTCCGGTTCGCGTTGTCGCGCACGACCTCCGCGACGTGCCGGGCGATGGCGGCGGCGGCGCTGGCCGCGGTGACCCCGGCCGACGCGCGCGCCGCTGCGGCGAGGCTGGCCGATCCCGAGGTCGTCGCACGGTAA
- a CDS encoding HPr family phosphocarrier protein, with product MSTATRTAVVASRVGLHARPASLVVRAAAVTGLPVTIALGSGDPVDARSILRVMGLGARHGDEVVLTAQGDGAEAALETLAGLVETDHDA from the coding sequence GTGTCCACCGCCACCCGCACCGCTGTCGTCGCCTCCCGCGTCGGCCTGCACGCCCGCCCGGCGTCACTCGTCGTCCGGGCCGCAGCGGTAACCGGACTGCCGGTGACCATCGCCCTCGGATCCGGTGACCCGGTCGACGCCCGCAGCATCCTCAGGGTGATGGGGTTGGGTGCCCGGCACGGCGACGAGGTCGTCCTGACGGCGCAGGGGGACGGCGCGGAGGCGGCCTTGGAGACCCTCGCGGGCCTCGTGGAGACCGACCACGATGCGTGA
- a CDS encoding PTS sugar transporter subunit IIA gives MTDLTAPELVLLDLRATDRVDATRQLAQTLAAAGRLTDLEQFLADVAAREEQMATGIPGGIGLPHARSEAVTVPSLAIGRILDGNGVDWGAPDGPADLVFLVAVPTTGEADHFTILTALARKLVHVSFRESLLRAPDAEAVAAAVLNEVHGR, from the coding sequence ATGACCGACCTCACCGCCCCGGAACTCGTCCTCCTCGACCTCCGGGCGACCGATCGCGTCGACGCGACCCGTCAGCTCGCGCAGACCCTCGCCGCCGCCGGCCGCCTCACCGACCTCGAGCAGTTCCTCGCCGACGTCGCCGCGCGCGAGGAGCAGATGGCGACGGGGATCCCCGGTGGCATCGGCCTGCCGCACGCGCGTTCCGAGGCCGTCACCGTGCCCAGCCTGGCCATCGGGCGGATCCTGGATGGGAACGGTGTCGACTGGGGCGCACCCGACGGCCCCGCCGACCTGGTGTTCCTCGTCGCCGTGCCGACGACCGGCGAGGCCGACCACTTCACGATCCTGACCGCCCTGGCCCGCAAGCTCGTGCACGTCTCCTTCCGCGAGTCCCTCCTCAGGGCCCCTGACGCCGAAGCCGTCGCCGCGGCCGTCCTGAACGAGGTGCACGGACGATGA
- a CDS encoding DNA gyrase/topoisomerase IV subunit B, which produces MTPPSPAPDDKYTAANLLVLEGLEAVRKRPGMYIGSTDSRGLMHCLWEIIDNSVDEALGGHCSLIDVILHQDGSVEVHDDGRGIPVDAEKRTGLSGVEVVFTHLHAGGKFGGGSYSASGGLHGVGASVVNALSSRLDVEVDRGGKTYATSFRRGTPGRYAGEGPDADFTPEQGLAITGRAKRGVTGTRVRYWADRQIFLREAAFSYEDLAARARQTSFLVPGLRIVVRDERSGEPTEEVFQHDGGISEYADYLTPDAPVTAVWRLQGEDTFTETVPVLDDSGHMSPQEVTRDCVVDVALRWGTGYDPTIRTFVNIISTPKGGSHLAGFEQGLFAAVKKQVDAQARRLKVGKDEKLEKDDILAGLTAVVTVRLAEPQFEGQTKEVLGTAAVRAIVRKVIENELGAVFASPTRDDKAQATAVLDKVVTEMKSRISARLHKETQRRKNALESSSLPAKLKDCRSDDVSNTELFLVEGDSALGTAMGARNSEYQALLPLRGKILNVQKASVTDMLKNAECASIIQVVGGGSGRSFDLSAVRYGKIVLMTDADVDGAHIRTLLLTLFFRYMRPLIEAGRVFAAVPPLHRLAVTTPGKKGKEIIYTYSDAELRKVTADLNRRNRHYGEPQRYKGLGEMDEDQLAETTMERQHRTLRRVTVNDGAVADKVFELLMGNDVAPRKDFIIAGAERLDRGRIDA; this is translated from the coding sequence GTGACTCCGCCCAGCCCCGCACCGGACGACAAGTACACCGCGGCCAACCTCCTCGTCCTCGAAGGACTCGAGGCGGTCCGCAAGCGTCCGGGCATGTACATCGGTTCCACCGACTCCCGCGGCCTCATGCACTGCCTGTGGGAGATCATCGACAACTCCGTCGACGAGGCCCTGGGTGGCCACTGCTCGCTGATCGACGTGATCCTGCACCAGGACGGTTCCGTCGAGGTCCACGACGACGGCCGCGGCATCCCCGTCGACGCCGAGAAGCGCACCGGGCTGTCGGGGGTCGAGGTCGTCTTCACCCACCTGCACGCCGGCGGCAAGTTCGGCGGCGGGTCCTACTCCGCCTCCGGGGGCCTGCACGGGGTCGGCGCCAGCGTCGTCAACGCCCTCTCCTCCCGCCTCGACGTCGAGGTCGACCGCGGCGGCAAGACCTACGCGACGAGCTTCCGGCGCGGCACCCCCGGTCGCTACGCCGGCGAGGGCCCCGACGCCGACTTCACCCCCGAACAGGGACTGGCGATCACCGGACGCGCCAAGCGCGGGGTGACCGGGACCCGCGTGCGCTACTGGGCGGACCGCCAGATCTTCCTCAGGGAGGCCGCGTTCTCCTACGAGGACCTCGCCGCCCGGGCCCGCCAGACGTCCTTCCTCGTCCCCGGTCTGCGCATCGTCGTCCGCGACGAGCGCTCGGGGGAGCCGACCGAGGAGGTCTTCCAGCACGACGGCGGGATCAGCGAGTACGCCGACTACCTGACCCCCGACGCCCCCGTCACCGCGGTGTGGCGCCTGCAGGGCGAGGACACCTTCACCGAGACGGTGCCGGTGCTCGACGACTCCGGTCACATGAGCCCCCAGGAGGTCACCCGCGACTGCGTCGTCGACGTGGCGCTGCGCTGGGGCACCGGGTACGACCCCACGATCCGCACCTTCGTCAACATCATCTCGACGCCCAAGGGCGGTTCGCACCTCGCCGGGTTCGAACAGGGCCTGTTCGCGGCGGTGAAGAAGCAGGTCGACGCCCAGGCCCGCCGGCTCAAGGTCGGCAAGGACGAGAAGCTCGAGAAGGACGACATCCTCGCCGGGCTGACGGCCGTCGTCACCGTGCGCCTGGCCGAACCGCAGTTCGAGGGTCAGACCAAGGAGGTCCTCGGGACGGCCGCCGTGCGGGCCATCGTCCGCAAGGTCATCGAGAACGAACTCGGCGCCGTCTTCGCCTCGCCCACGCGCGACGACAAGGCGCAGGCCACCGCGGTGCTCGACAAGGTCGTCACTGAGATGAAGTCGCGCATCTCGGCGCGGCTGCACAAGGAGACCCAGCGTCGCAAGAACGCGCTGGAGAGTTCCTCGCTGCCGGCCAAGCTCAAGGACTGCCGCTCCGACGACGTGTCCAACACCGAACTGTTCCTGGTGGAGGGTGACTCCGCGCTGGGCACCGCCATGGGGGCCCGGAACTCCGAGTACCAGGCCCTGCTGCCGTTGCGCGGCAAGATCCTCAACGTCCAGAAGGCGTCCGTCACGGACATGCTGAAGAACGCCGAGTGCGCCTCGATCATCCAGGTCGTGGGCGGCGGCTCCGGGCGCAGCTTCGACCTCAGTGCCGTGCGCTACGGGAAGATCGTCCTGATGACGGACGCCGACGTCGACGGCGCGCACATCCGCACGCTGCTGCTGACGTTGTTCTTCCGCTACATGCGCCCGCTCATCGAGGCCGGCCGCGTCTTCGCCGCGGTGCCGCCCCTGCACCGGTTGGCGGTGACGACGCCGGGCAAGAAGGGCAAGGAGATCATCTACACCTACTCCGACGCCGAGCTGCGCAAGGTGACCGCGGACCTGAACCGGCGCAACCGCCACTACGGCGAACCCCAGCGCTACAAGGGCCTGGGGGAGATGGACGAGGACCAGCTCGCCGAGACGACGATGGAACGCCAGCACCGCACCCTGCGCCGGGTCACGGTCAACGACGGCGCCGTGGCGGACAAGGTCTTCGAACTGCTGATGGGCAACGACGTCGCCCCCCGCAAGGACTTCATCATCGCCGGCGCCGAACGGTTGGACCGTGGTCGCATCGACGCGTGA
- a CDS encoding DUF7455 domain-containing protein has product MTASDRCDRCGAQAYVRVVLNAGGELLFCAHHGREHRDALRQAGADIHDESQKLAATTSASAAPDER; this is encoded by the coding sequence ATGACTGCCTCGGACCGGTGCGACCGGTGCGGTGCCCAGGCCTACGTGCGAGTCGTGCTCAACGCCGGTGGTGAGCTCCTCTTCTGCGCTCACCACGGCCGCGAGCACCGCGACGCGCTGCGTCAGGCCGGCGCCGACATCCACGACGAGTCGCAGAAGCTGGCGGCGACGACGTCGGCGTCCGCGGCTCCCGACGAGCGCTGA
- a CDS encoding DUF456 domain-containing protein translates to MGDAGLVVVALTIAVGLVGIVVPVLPGTVLIALGLLVWAVTTGGPAWLFFAGAAVLLAAGQVAMYLLPGRRMTRAGVRRTTLLLGAVLGIVGFFVIPVVGLPIGFVLGVFLSELARAESAGGRARTAWAATVVALKGVGLSVALEASAGLAATVLWVVGALTLR, encoded by the coding sequence GTGGGTGATGCCGGGCTCGTCGTCGTTGCGCTGACCATCGCGGTCGGCCTCGTGGGGATCGTGGTGCCCGTCCTGCCGGGCACCGTCCTCATCGCCCTCGGGCTGCTCGTCTGGGCCGTGACCACCGGTGGGCCGGCCTGGCTGTTCTTCGCCGGCGCCGCCGTCCTGCTCGCCGCGGGTCAGGTCGCGATGTACCTGCTGCCGGGCCGCCGGATGACCCGGGCAGGGGTCCGCAGGACCACCCTGCTGCTCGGAGCCGTCCTCGGCATCGTCGGGTTCTTCGTGATCCCGGTCGTGGGGCTGCCGATCGGGTTCGTCCTCGGCGTGTTCCTCTCCGAGCTCGCCCGGGCGGAGTCCGCCGGGGGCCGGGCCAGGACCGCGTGGGCGGCGACCGTGGTCGCCCTCAAGGGCGTGGGGCTCAGCGTCGCCCTCGAGGCGTCCGCCGGGCTGGCGGCGACCGTCCTCTGGGTCGTGGGCGCGCTCACCCTGCGCTGA
- a CDS encoding RNA polymerase sigma factor, producing the protein MQHGTTHGYVDAHSVRVACEDAQLPVQRMKAVLRALDDAGVTVKVPEAAPKRAVAAASARRTTSTATATKTARPAAKRAVAPAEGDAPAAVKPAAKKTATKAATKTATKAAAKTAAKAGGKGDEPTEEVDEVKEEDLANEDDAATEDTTEETGAKKTAGGFVLRDDDDDDAPAQQVSTAGATADPVKDYLKQIGKVALLNAEQEVELAKRIEAGLFAEEKLHSGDDIDSIFKRELWWISEDGRRAKNHLLEANLRLVVSLAKRYTGRGMLFLDLIQEGNLGLIRAVEKFDYTKGYKFSTYATWWIRQAITRAMADQARTIRIPVHMVEVINKLARVQRQMLQDLGREPTPEELAKELDMTPEKVVEVQKYGREPISLHTPLGEDGDSEFGDLIEDSEAVVPADAVSFTLLQEQLHSVLDTLSEREAGVVSMRFGLTDGQPKTLDEIGKVYGVTRERIRQIESKTMSKLRHPSRSQVLRDYLD; encoded by the coding sequence CTGCAGCACGGAACCACCCACGGCTACGTGGATGCGCACTCCGTGCGTGTCGCGTGCGAGGACGCGCAGCTGCCCGTGCAGCGCATGAAGGCCGTCCTCCGTGCCCTCGACGACGCCGGTGTGACGGTCAAGGTTCCGGAGGCCGCGCCCAAGCGCGCGGTCGCTGCCGCCTCGGCGCGCCGCACGACGTCCACGGCCACGGCCACCAAGACCGCGCGTCCGGCCGCCAAGCGCGCCGTCGCGCCGGCGGAGGGCGACGCCCCAGCGGCCGTGAAGCCCGCCGCCAAGAAGACGGCGACCAAGGCCGCGACGAAGACGGCGACCAAGGCCGCGGCGAAGACCGCGGCCAAGGCCGGCGGCAAGGGTGACGAGCCCACCGAAGAGGTCGACGAGGTCAAGGAAGAAGACCTCGCCAACGAGGACGACGCCGCGACCGAGGACACCACCGAGGAGACCGGCGCCAAGAAGACCGCCGGTGGCTTCGTCCTGCGCGACGACGACGACGACGACGCCCCTGCCCAGCAGGTGTCCACCGCCGGCGCCACCGCCGACCCGGTCAAGGACTACCTCAAGCAGATCGGCAAGGTCGCCCTCCTCAACGCCGAGCAGGAGGTCGAGCTCGCCAAGCGCATCGAGGCCGGTCTCTTCGCCGAGGAGAAGCTGCACTCCGGGGACGACATCGACTCCATCTTCAAGCGTGAGCTGTGGTGGATCAGCGAGGACGGCCGTCGGGCCAAGAACCACCTCCTCGAGGCCAACCTCCGCCTGGTCGTCTCGTTGGCCAAGCGCTACACCGGTCGCGGCATGCTCTTCCTGGACCTCATCCAGGAGGGCAACCTCGGTCTGATCCGTGCGGTCGAGAAGTTCGACTACACCAAGGGCTACAAGTTCTCGACGTACGCGACGTGGTGGATCCGTCAGGCCATCACCCGCGCGATGGCCGACCAGGCCCGCACCATCCGCATCCCGGTGCACATGGTCGAGGTCATCAACAAGCTCGCCCGCGTCCAGCGGCAGATGCTGCAGGACCTCGGTCGCGAGCCCACTCCGGAAGAGCTCGCCAAGGAGCTCGACATGACCCCGGAGAAGGTCGTCGAGGTCCAGAAGTACGGGCGTGAGCCCATCTCGCTGCACACCCCGCTCGGCGAGGACGGCGACTCCGAGTTCGGTGACCTCATCGAGGACTCCGAAGCGGTCGTCCCGGCCGACGCGGTGAGCTTCACGCTGCTGCAGGAACAGCTCCACTCGGTGCTGGACACCCTGTCCGAGCGTGAGGCCGGTGTGGTCTCGATGCGCTTCGGTCTGACCGACGGTCAGCCGAAGACGCTCGACGAGATCGGCAAGGTCTACGGCGTGACGCGTGAGCGCATCCGTCAGATCGAGTCCAAGACGATGTCGAAGCTGCGTCACCCGTCGCGCTCGCAGGTCCTGCGCGACTACCTCGACTGA